The genomic region GCACGTATTTTCGCTTCGGCATCCGATTTTTTCTTTTCTTCCGCGGCGACTACTTCCGGCTTAGCATTACTGACAAAACGCTCATTGCTGAGTTTATTCATTACAGATTGAAGAAATCCTTTGGTATACGTTAATTCTTCAGTAAGACGTTTTTTCTCACCTTCCTTATCCATGTTTTCACTAATCGGAATAAAGCATTCCAATTCACGAACCACAAACGGAAAAGTGTCTGTCGGTTTTTCACTGATAGGTTCTATCGAGGATAAGTTGGCTAACTTCATTATTGCACCGCCGAAGAGAGTAAGGCTTTTTGAAGTGCCTTTTGTTCTCACTTTTAGTGCAATTGCCTCCTTTGGACTCAAGCCTTTGCTTTGTCTGAAATTTCTGATTTCAGCAATCAATTCAGTAGCGAGAGGGAATGCCGCAAGTACTTCGGTATTGATTTTTTCTGATTTAGGCCAATGGGCAACAATGATATCATCACCTGCTTTTCTTTCTTTTAAGAGATGCCAAAGCTCTTCTGTGATAAATGGCATGAAGGGATGCATGATACATAAAATTCGCTCGAAGAAAGTAATGGTAGAAGCCAAAGTTGCTGCATCCATGGGTTGTTGATACGCAGGCTTGATCAATTCCAGATACCATGCGCAGAAATCATCCCATACCAATTTATAGCTGCTCATCAATGCATCCGAGATGCGAAGTTTTTCGTAATGATCATTGATCTCCAGAAGAGATTCACTCAGTCTGGAATGGAACCATTCGATGGCAATTTTATTTACTTCCGGCTGGGGCAATTGATCATCTGCTTCCCATCCTTTTACTAACCGGAAAGCATTCCATATCTTATTACTGAAATTCCTTCCTTGTTCGCAGAGACCTTCATCAAACAATAAATCATTTCCGGCGGGTGAAGACAATAACATTCCTACTCGAACTCCATCCGCACTGTACTTCGTTATCAAATCGAGAGGGTCGGGAGAGTTGCCCAACGATTTACTCATCTTCCTGCCTTGTTTGTCCCGAACAATGCCGGTGAGGTAAACATTGTTAAATGGTTTTTTTCCTCTGTACTCATATCCTGCCATGATCATTCTGGCAATCCAGAAAAATAATATTTCAGGGGCAGAAACCAGATCGTTAGTAGGGTAGTAGTAATTGATGTCTTTGTTATTGGGATCCTTAAATCCATCAAAAACAGAAATAGGCCATAACCATGAACTGAACCAGGTGTCCAGCACATCTTCATCCTGACGGATATCCGACGCCGTTACACCATTATTCTCTTTTTGTAAAAGTAGAAGTGCTTCCTCTGCAGTCTTGCATACGACAACGTTTCCTTTGTTGTCATACCAGGCCGGAATGCGTTGTCCCCACCAGAGTTGTCGTGAAATACACCAGTCGTGAACATTTTCCATCCAATGACGATAGGTATTCACGAATTTTTCAGGAATGAGTTTCACTTCTCCATCCATCACCGCATTTAAGGCAGGCTTAGAGAACTCTTTCATACGTACAAACCATTGCAGGCTGAGACGGGGTTCAATAACAGCATCCGTCCGCTCACTATATCCAACTTTGTTGGTGTAGTCTTCCACTTTCACCACTTGGCCCATCTCCTGCAAATCCTTCACAATTTTTTTGCGGACAACAAATCGATCTTCTCCGATATAAAAGCCTGCTGCTGCGCTCATGGTACCATCGGCATTCAAGGTGTCGATGACCTCAAGTTTATGTTTTATTCCGAGGTTATAGTCATTGATATCATGCGCCGGAGTTACCTTCAAAGCACCCGTTCCGAATTCCATCAAAATATATTCATCATAAATAATGGGTACACGACGGTTCACCATGGGTATGATCGCATACTTTCCTTTCAGGTGTGAGTAGCGCGGATCATCAGGATGCACACAAACACCGGTATCACCCAAAATAGTTTCCGGACGAACTGTGGCAATAGTGATGACTTCTTTCGCCTCCATTTTTTGCTGCAAGGCGTTTTTATCTGAAGGATCAAATGGTTCGTCTTTGTCAACGACAACATAGCTGACGTACACCAATTTTGACTGTACTTCTTTATGGATCACTTCTTCATCACTCACTGCAGTCAAGCCCGCGGGGTCCCAATTAACCATCCGCATGCCCCGGTAGATATAGCCCTTTTTGAAAAGATCAATAAATACATCTATCACCGCCTCACTCAAATCATCTTCCATCGTAAAGCGGGTGCGGTCCCAGTCGCAGGAAGCGCCAAGTTTTTTCAATTGTTCAAGAATAATTCCTCCGTATTTCTCCTTCCATTCCCAGGCATACTTAAGAAATTCTTCGCGGCTGAGGTCCGATTTTTTGATGCCTTTTTCCCTAAGCATTTGTACCACCTTTGCTTCGGTGGCGATAGAGGCGTGATCGGTACCTGGAACCCAACAGGCATTTTTGCCCAGCATACGGGCACGGCGAATCATCACATCCTGAAGGGTATTGTTCAGCATATGACCCATGTGCAGGACACCGGTCACATTTGGCGGCGGAATCACAATGGTATACGGTTCACGCTCATCAGGTACAGAGCGGAAATAGCCTTGTTGCATCCAGTAGGAATACCATTTGGTTTCTGCAATTTCAGCCTGAAATGTCTTTGAAATCTCCATAATTTTCACTCACTAGGGCCATTTTAGCCGGTCACAAAGATATAAAATGCCATGGGCTGTATAAATTCAAAATGCCTGTAATTAGAGGAATTCGGTTATTTTTGGGCATTCGCTTATGAAGATAAACCTCACCACCCGCATATTTATTGGTATGTTGCTCGGTATTCTTACCGGCTATTTATACCGCGAGTTCAATCCCGAACCGGAGAAATTTAACAAATTTGCAGAGAATATTCAGATTTTGAGCGATATTTTCCTTCGGCTCATCAAGATGATTATAGCGCCACTTGTTTTTAGTACGCTGGTGTATGGTGTTGCAAAAGTGGGCGATTTCAAAAGTGTGGGAAGAATCGGAATAAAGACGATTTTATATTTTCAGTTTGCTACCCTTTTGGCGCTTGCTTTAGGGTTAATCTTGGTGAATTTATTTGAACCGGGACACGTTATGAAGTTACCCTTACCTGCAGTAGATGCTAGCAGCGGTATTGCGAACAAGGCCCCTTCTTTAAGAGATTTTATTACTCACGTGATTCCGAAGAGTGTAGTGGAAGCAATGGCCAACAATGAAATTCTGCCCATAGTTATATTCTCCTTGTTTTTTGGTATTGCTGCGGCATCAATGGGTGAAAAGGCAAAGAGTGTCGTGAATGCTTTAGATACTGTTGGACATATCATTTTTAAAGTAACTAATTACGTCATGCAATTTGCGCCCTTTGGTGTGTTCGGTGCTATTGCGGCAGTGGTTGCGAAACAGGGACTGAGTATAATTGGAGGGTATCTTTATTTGATTGCCTGTTTTTATTTCGGTTTGATTTTTTCGGAGTGGTAATTTTGGGATTGATTTGTTTCAGCTTAAAAATTCCATTCTTTAAATTATTGAGTCATGTGAAAGAGCCGATGTTACTTGCATTTTCTACTGCTTCTTCTGAGTCTGCTTTTCCAAAAACGGTAGAAGCTTTGGAGAAATATGGATGCAGCAACCGTATTATCTCCTTCGTTCTTCCTCTTGGCTATTCCTTTAATCTCGATGGTTCTATTATGTATATGACTTTTGCTACTGTATTTATTGCGCAAGCTTATGGAATCGATTTAAGTTTACAACAAGAAATAACAATGATGTTGATGCTCCTGGTCACCAGTAAGGGAATGGCGGGAGTGCCAAGAGCATCGTTGGTAGTGATTGCAGGAATGCTGAGTGCGTTCAATATACCGGAAGCGGGTTTATTGCTTCTGTTGGGAATTGATCAGTTACTGGACATGGGGAGAAGTGCTACCAATGTTGTCGGCAATGCTGTTGCTACCGCTGTTGTCAGTAAATGGGAGGGAGTTGAACGTGGTTGAAACTCAAAAGGAATAATTAGATTTTTCAGAATAGGAACTAATTAAAAATTTCAAGTCAGATTGGATTTCATTATTTAAACTGAAGCTTTCTTCTTCACTTTCATGATTACCCGTATGAGATCACCGGGATTAAACGGTTTGCTCAGGTATTCATGCATGCCCGATGCCATGCATTTATCTCTTTCGTCTTCTGAAGCATTGGCGGATAAACCAATAATCATGGCATTTTTCAGGACATTCGGCATTTCTTCTCTGATATGTTTCATCGCAGTATAACCATCCATTTCCGGCATCTGGATATCCATAAAAATAAAATCGTAACTGGTCTCCTTTAATTTTTCCAGAGCGACTAATCCATTTTCCGCTTCGTGCATGACCGGATTTTTTATAAGCATAGAGAGTGTTTCTTTTGCCACTATACGATTATAATAATTGTCTTCGACTATCAGGAAGCGTGAACCCTTGAGTTCGTCGGTATTGAATTCGGGTTCCGTTTCGTGAGCATTCAGATCCGATGCTACTGTTCCATAAGGAATGATAAACGAAAAGATAGTCCCTTTACCCGGTTCACTTTCTACATGTATACTGCCGCCCTGAAGTTCCACGAGTTGTTTTGAGATGGTGAGTCCGAGGCCTGTTCCCCCAAATTTGCGGGTAATGCCTTCGTCCTCTTGAGTAAAGCTTTCAAATATTTTATCGAGTTTATCGGCGGCAATTCCCTGTCCGGTATCAATGACGCTGAATTTAAGAATGCAACGATTTTCATCACTCGAATGCTGATGCATATATTCCGCACTAACGGTAACACCACCCTCTGTCGTAAACTTTATGGCATTTCCAATCAGGTTGATGATAACTTGTGTAAGTCGTACCTGGTCACCTTCTACCAGTGCAGGAAGATTTACATTTTCTTCTTTAAGATATATTCCCTTTTCAATAGCATTCGCATGTAAGAGATTGGTAACCGTATTAAGGGTTTCGGCAGGGGAGAAGGCTCGTTTTTCAAAAGCGATTTTTCCGGCTTCAATTTTTGATATATCCAGGATGTTATTAATGATTCCTACCAGACTTTCAGATGATTTCCGCATCACCTTCAAATAGGGAGATTGATCATCACGCGGAGATCGCTGGTTGAGGACATTGATCATGCCAATGATTGCATGCATCGGTGTTCTGATCTCATGACTCATGTTGGTCAGGAATTGAGTTTTATAGTGCTCGCTTCTGATGGCTTTTTCCTTTTCCTGTTCAATGATTTTGTTTTTTTCTTCCAGGATTTTCGAGTATTTTTTGTTGGTTACAGCTCTGCGGTATTGTGTGAATCCAATAATTAAAAGCAGTATCCCAAAAAGAATTGCGGCATTGCGAAGAAATGTTTGAAGCGCGATTTGCTTTTGTTGGAGTTCTTTGTCCTTGTTTAGTAAAGCCACTTCTTTTTCTCTTTTCTCCGACTCGTATTGCATCTGTTTCGCAAAGGCGGCTTTGCGCATTTCTACGTTGTTCATGCTATCTGACATCTGTTTAAAAAGCTGATGCATTTCAAGTGCCTCTTTATGATTTCCCTTTTTTGAAAGTATCTTGCTTAAAGTCTCACTGGCGTTTTTAATGCGTTCCGGAACTCCGATACCTAGTGCCAACTGCAACGATTCGTTCCCGTATTTATTCGCTTTTTCCAGTTCTCCTTTTTTATAGTAGATATTGCTGATATTGTTAAAGCATGCCGAACGGGTGACTTTATCTTCTGTGTTTTTCAGTTTGTCGATACAGCGCAGGTAGTAGGAAAGAGCTAAATCCATTTTTCCACTCTGATCATAATTCCAGCCAATATTATTCAAGGCTAATGCCTGCCCTTGAATATTCCCTGTTTGCGTATAAATACTCAAGCTTCTTTTAAAGTAGTACAGGGCTTTTTCTAAGTCGCCTTCATCCTGAAAAATAAATCCGAGATTATTGAGCGACATGGCAATCCCGAACTGATCACCATTCGTTTCTCTTATTTTTAAACTCCGCTCGGCATAAACTATAGCTTGCCTGTTATCACCTTGTTTTTTGTAAAATAAACTGATGTTGTTGAGAAGAATTGCTATGCCGTTTTGATCTTTGATGGATTCCCGGATTTTCAGACTTTGGAGATAATATTCCATCGCCTTCTCGAGATTTCCTTGCCTCTCGTAAACTGTAGCCAGATTGTTCAGGCTTTGGGCAATTCCGGCACTGTCATTCGTTTCAGTTCGTATGGCCAGACTCTTATAATAAAATTCAAGTGCCGGTAGGAGATCTCCTTTATTGTAGTAAGCACAACCTATATTGTTTGAAGCATTTGCAATTCCTCTTTTAAAATTTAGCCGATTGGATAAGTCATAGGCTTCTTTGGCATAGCGAAGTAAGTCATTTTCATCCATAGAAAGATCGCTAATTGCGTAGAGTAAATGCACCCTGTTGGTATCATGTTTAGATGAAACAAGAAGCTGCTTGAGGCTATCGATCTCACTCACGTGAATGCCATAGCTGTTAAAGGCGGTCAGCTGCAGTAATAAAAGCAGAAGTAGAATTCTTGTCATTTTCTAATACAAATGTAGTGAACTCTTTTATTGCATCGAATCAGGCATTCACATGCGTTTGAAGTGTCAATTTGTTAAAAAGACGG from Bacteroidota bacterium harbors:
- a CDS encoding valine--tRNA ligase is translated as MEISKTFQAEIAETKWYSYWMQQGYFRSVPDEREPYTIVIPPPNVTGVLHMGHMLNNTLQDVMIRRARMLGKNACWVPGTDHASIATEAKVVQMLREKGIKKSDLSREEFLKYAWEWKEKYGGIILEQLKKLGASCDWDRTRFTMEDDLSEAVIDVFIDLFKKGYIYRGMRMVNWDPAGLTAVSDEEVIHKEVQSKLVYVSYVVVDKDEPFDPSDKNALQQKMEAKEVITIATVRPETILGDTGVCVHPDDPRYSHLKGKYAIIPMVNRRVPIIYDEYILMEFGTGALKVTPAHDINDYNLGIKHKLEVIDTLNADGTMSAAAGFYIGEDRFVVRKKIVKDLQEMGQVVKVEDYTNKVGYSERTDAVIEPRLSLQWFVRMKEFSKPALNAVMDGEVKLIPEKFVNTYRHWMENVHDWCISRQLWWGQRIPAWYDNKGNVVVCKTAEEALLLLQKENNGVTASDIRQDEDVLDTWFSSWLWPISVFDGFKDPNNKDINYYYPTNDLVSAPEILFFWIARMIMAGYEYRGKKPFNNVYLTGIVRDKQGRKMSKSLGNSPDPLDLITKYSADGVRVGMLLSSPAGNDLLFDEGLCEQGRNFSNKIWNAFRLVKGWEADDQLPQPEVNKIAIEWFHSRLSESLLEINDHYEKLRISDALMSSYKLVWDDFCAWYLELIKPAYQQPMDAATLASTITFFERILCIMHPFMPFITEELWHLLKERKAGDDIIVAHWPKSEKINTEVLAAFPLATELIAEIRNFRQSKGLSPKEAIALKVRTKGTSKSLTLFGGAIMKLANLSSIEPISEKPTDTFPFVVRELECFIPISENMDKEGEKKRLTEELTYTKGFLQSVMNKLSNERFVSNAKPEVVAAEEKKKSDAEAKIRAIEDALTSL
- a CDS encoding tetratricopeptide repeat protein, whose translation is MTRILLLLLLLQLTAFNSYGIHVSEIDSLKQLLVSSKHDTNRVHLLYAISDLSMDENDLLRYAKEAYDLSNRLNFKRGIANASNNIGCAYYNKGDLLPALEFYYKSLAIRTETNDSAGIAQSLNNLATVYERQGNLEKAMEYYLQSLKIRESIKDQNGIAILLNNISLFYKKQGDNRQAIVYAERSLKIRETNGDQFGIAMSLNNLGFIFQDEGDLEKALYYFKRSLSIYTQTGNIQGQALALNNIGWNYDQSGKMDLALSYYLRCIDKLKNTEDKVTRSACFNNISNIYYKKGELEKANKYGNESLQLALGIGVPERIKNASETLSKILSKKGNHKEALEMHQLFKQMSDSMNNVEMRKAAFAKQMQYESEKREKEVALLNKDKELQQKQIALQTFLRNAAILFGILLLIIGFTQYRRAVTNKKYSKILEEKNKIIEQEKEKAIRSEHYKTQFLTNMSHEIRTPMHAIIGMINVLNQRSPRDDQSPYLKVMRKSSESLVGIINNILDISKIEAGKIAFEKRAFSPAETLNTVTNLLHANAIEKGIYLKEENVNLPALVEGDQVRLTQVIINLIGNAIKFTTEGGVTVSAEYMHQHSSDENRCILKFSVIDTGQGIAADKLDKIFESFTQEDEGITRKFGGTGLGLTISKQLVELQGGSIHVESEPGKGTIFSFIIPYGTVASDLNAHETEPEFNTDELKGSRFLIVEDNYYNRIVAKETLSMLIKNPVMHEAENGLVALEKLKETSYDFIFMDIQMPEMDGYTAMKHIREEMPNVLKNAMIIGLSANASEDERDKCMASGMHEYLSKPFNPGDLIRVIMKVKKKASV